Proteins from one Nicotiana tabacum cultivar K326 chromosome 23, ASM71507v2, whole genome shotgun sequence genomic window:
- the LOC107772213 gene encoding uncharacterized protein LOC107772213, with protein MLYKGSLLFSLVTAFFIFSSFLFSFTLGWVESDFHTFQTPPISGEERSENDVVVSWEMTKRYLAESPNGEPPLNSSLILAAKRTYRKDPFDNFKRYTGGWNISERHYWASVAFTAAPFFVVALIWFVIFGLCLVSICLCYCCCRRVPYGYSRIAYALSLILLILFTIAAIVGCIILYIGQGKFHSSTVNTLDYVVHQANTTADSLRNVSGYLAAAKLIAVDQVLLPGTVQTDIDRIQTKINSSANTLATKTSDNKDDIARLVESVRLALIILSAIMLLLTFLGFVFSLFGMQVFVYTLVIFGWILVTGTLILCGIFLVLHNVTADTCVAMNQWIQHPLAHTALDDILPCVDNATAQETLTKSKEVTSQLVNVVNQVITNVSNSNFSPNFGPLYYNQSGPKLPTLCNPFNPDLTDRSCSAGDVDLSNATKVWKNYVCQVSPSGICATTGRLTPTIYGQMAAAVNVSFGLYHYGPFLVDLEDCDFVRQTFGDIYSIYCPGLQRYSKWVYIGLVMVGLAVLLSLTFWVIYGRERRHRVYTKEHPNQLEDMTGTNRFTSS; from the exons ATGTTGTATAAAGGGTCATTGCTATTTTCTCTTGTAACTGCTTTCTTCattttctcttcctttctcttttcatttaCCCTTGGATGGGTTGAGTCTGATTTTCACACATTCCAAACACCACCCATTTCAG gtgaagaaagaagtgagaATGATGTGGTGGTTTCATGGGAAATGACAAAAAGGTATCTTGCTGAAAGTCCAAATGGTGAGCCTCCATTAAACTCATCACTTATATTGGCTGCTAAAAGAACATATAGAAAAGATCCTTTTGATAATTTCAAGAGATATACTGGAGGCTGGAATATCAGCGAGCGCCATTACTGGGCT TCTGTGGCTTTCACTGCAGCTCCATTCTTTGTCGTTGCACTGATCTGGTTTGTGATCTTCGGGCTGTGCTTAGTGTCCATCTGTCTCTGCTACTGTTGCTGTAGAAGAGTACCTTATGGCTACTCTCGAATAGCTTATGCTCTCTCCCTCATACTCCTCATACTTTTTACCATTGCTGCAAT TGTTGGATGTATCATTTTGTACATTGGTCAGGGAAAGTTTCACAGCAGCACAGTTAACACGCTGGATTACGTGGTCCATCAGGCAAATACCACTGCGGATAGTCTCAGAAACGTCTCAGGTTATCTAGCAGCAGCCAAACTTATTGCCGTGGATCAAGTTTTGCTTCCTGGTACAGTCCAAACAGACATAGACCGCATCCAAACCAAGATTAATTCTTCTGCTAATACCCTTGCCACTAAAACATCAGACAATAAGGATGACATAGCACGTTTGGTAGAGTCTGT GAGATTGGCTCTTATCATTCTATCAGCCATTATGCTTCTATTGACATTTCTTGGATTTG TATTTTCACTTTTCGGCATGCAGGTTTTCGTTTACAC CTTGGTTATTTTTGGATGGATTCTTGTCACTGGAACTTTAATCTTGTGTGGCATATTTCTTGTTCTCCACAA TGTGACTGCAGACACTTGTGTAGCAATGAATCAATGGATCCAACACCCTCTTGCTCATACAGCTTTAGATGATATATTGCCGTGTGTTGACAATGCCACTGCCCAAGAGACCCTTACGAAAAGCAAAGAAGTCACTTCTCAGCTGGTCAATGTTGTTAACCAGGTCATTACAAATGTGTCTAATAGCAATTTCTCTCCCAACTTTGGTCCTTTGTACTACAACCAATCTGGACCTAAGCTGCCAACCCTTTGCAATCCGTTTAACCCCGACTTGACTGATCGATCCTGTAGTGCTGGTGACGTGGACTTGAGCAATGCAACAAAG GTATGGAAGAATTATGTATGTCAAGTTTCGCCAAGTGGCATATGCGCCACAACAGGCCGACTGACTCCAACCATCTACGGCCAGATGGCAGCCGCGGTAAATGTGAGCTTTGGATTGTACCATTATGGTCCTTTCCTGGTTGACCTAGAAGATTGTGATTTCGTTAGACAAACTTTTGGTGACATATATAGCATATACTGTCCCGGACTACAGCGTTACAGCAAATGGGTGTACATTGGTCTTGTGATGGTTGGACTAGCAGTATTACTTTCCCTCACATTCTGGGTGATATATGGGAGAGAGAGGCGACACCGTGTCTATACAAAAGAACACCCAAACCAGCTGGAGGATATGACGGGAACAAACCGATTTACGAGTAGTTAG